From a single Miscanthus floridulus cultivar M001 chromosome 8, ASM1932011v1, whole genome shotgun sequence genomic region:
- the LOC136473267 gene encoding F-box protein At5g03970-like — protein sequence MAPPPDLIDDATAEILLRLPPDDPACLVRASLVCKAWRELLSSPAFLRRYRGFHGAPPLLGFLHNIYDEGPCARFVVAAAATTTTSPFSAPAFDRFDWWIVECRHGRALLQTFERHAFARLVVWDPITGDQQYLPMPVSGYYFCRSAAVLCAADGCDHLDCHGGPFLVVAIGAYEECTHMWASVYSSETGVWTTSSSIQLDVFIEERPSLLAGDALYFSAQQGKMVLKYDFVGQSLDVINAPDMFEPSEGIVVTAEDGGLGLAGVKDGNLHQWSWQAGPRGIVEWVQGRVVKLRTLFPILNPLASLDVIGFQEGTDTIFISIDMDVFAVMLRSEQVKKVGKTGSKYAMAPYVSFYTPDLAKGRLLSP from the exons atggcgccgccgccggatcTAATCGACGACGCCACCGCCgagatcctcctccgcctcccacCGGATGACCCAGCGTGCCTCGTGCGCGCCTCCCTCGTCTGCAAGGCCTGGCGGGAGCTCCTCTCTAGCCCCGCCTTCCTCCGCCGCTACCGAGGGTTCCACGGCGCGCCGCCCCTGCTTGGCTTCCTCCACAACATCTACGACGAAGGCCCCTGCGCTCgattcgtcgtcgccgccgccgccaccaccaccacctcccccTTCTCTGCACCGGCGTTCGACCGCTTCGATTGGTGGATCGTCGAGTGCCGCCACGGGCGCGCGCTGCTCCAAACTTTCGAGCGGCATGCTTTCGCGCGCCTCGTCGTCTGGGATCCCATCACCGGCGACCAGCAGTACCTACCAATGCCCGTCTCCGGGTATTACTTCTGTCGCTCCGCAGCTGTTCTCTGCGCCGCGGACGGCTGCGACCATCTTGACTGCCACGGGGGCCCATTCCTCGTCGTCGCCATCGGCGCCTACGAAGAATGTACTCACATGTGGGCGAGCGTCTACTCATCGGAGACTGGCGTATGGACTACTTCATCCTCCATTCAACTTGATGTCTTCATCGAGGAAAGGCCCAGCCTCCTTGCCGGGGACGCGCTATACTTTAGCGCTCAGCAGGGCAAAATGGTTCTCAAGTATGACTTCGTTGGACAGAGCCTGGATGTGATCAATGCGCCGGATATGTTTGAGCCATCGGAGGGCATTGTTGTGACCGCGGAGGACGGTGGTTTGGGACTCGCTGGAGTGAAGGATGGCAACCTCCACCAGTGGTCATGGCAGGCTGGTCCTCGCGGCATTGTGGAATGGGTGCAAGGCAGGGTCGTAAAGCTGAGGACACTGTTCCCCATTCTTAACCCGCTGGCCTCGCTTGATGTGATTGGCTTCCAAGAGGGCACAGATAccattttcattagcatagatatGGACGTCTTCGCAGTCATGCTCAGGTCGGAGCAGGTGAAGAAGGTAGGCAAGACGGGGTCCAAATATGCCATGGCACCCTATGTGAGCTTCTACACTCCAG ATCTTGCAAAGGGCAGATTGCTATCACCATGA